One region of Catenuloplanes indicus genomic DNA includes:
- a CDS encoding GNAT family N-acetyltransferase, whose protein sequence is MAFISEALNERHETEDFDSGKTDLDIWLREHALTTEARRTGRTFVWQDEGRVAAYYTIAAHLITREDLPRSLGRGNPGQIPAVLLARLALDKTLHGQGLGGALLADALQRIVVATEVVAARFVVVDAIDQGAHGFYLHHGFREIPGFMRLVQKISDIAAAVRQ, encoded by the coding sequence GTGGCCTTCATCAGCGAAGCACTGAACGAACGCCACGAGACCGAAGACTTTGACAGCGGCAAGACCGACCTCGACATCTGGTTGCGCGAGCACGCTCTGACCACCGAGGCTCGCCGCACCGGCCGGACCTTCGTCTGGCAGGACGAAGGTCGGGTTGCCGCCTACTACACGATCGCCGCCCATCTGATCACGCGTGAAGACCTCCCGCGATCCCTAGGGCGAGGAAACCCTGGCCAGATCCCAGCCGTGCTGCTGGCCCGACTGGCCCTCGACAAGACCCTGCACGGCCAAGGGCTCGGCGGAGCCCTCCTCGCGGACGCCCTACAGCGCATCGTGGTCGCCACCGAGGTGGTCGCCGCCCGCTTCGTGGTCGTCGACGCGATCGACCAGGGTGCGCACGGCTTCTATCTTCACCACGGCTTCCGCGAGATCCCCGGCTTCATGCGCCTGGTGCAGAAGATCAGCGACATCGCCGCAGCAGTCCGCCAGTGA
- a CDS encoding nucleotidyl transferase AbiEii/AbiGii toxin family protein — protein MDQRHRHLTEIALAAAGEQYGLALAGGYAVRVHGIGERPSSDIDLFTDWQRRADFPAVVDLVAAALERAGFTVTTDARAETFARLLVNRTDDPGGRTDKIEMAADWRSHPPVQLDIGPVLHPDDAVANKMAALYARAVARDFLDVHAILDSGRYSREQLLHLAVSADPGFDRTMFARALGMANEISEKTFAAYGTDGKTIASLRQAFAEWRRELVGDG, from the coding sequence ATGGATCAGCGGCACCGGCACCTCACTGAAATCGCACTGGCCGCCGCAGGCGAGCAGTACGGACTCGCGTTGGCCGGCGGCTATGCCGTGCGTGTACACGGCATAGGCGAACGACCGAGCAGCGATATCGACCTTTTCACGGACTGGCAACGCCGTGCCGATTTCCCTGCCGTAGTCGATCTCGTCGCCGCAGCACTTGAACGAGCGGGATTCACCGTCACCACCGATGCCCGGGCAGAGACGTTCGCGCGCCTGCTCGTCAACCGCACCGATGATCCCGGCGGACGAACGGACAAGATCGAGATGGCAGCGGACTGGCGATCACACCCACCTGTACAGCTGGATATCGGCCCGGTTCTACACCCCGACGACGCGGTCGCGAACAAGATGGCCGCGCTCTACGCACGTGCCGTGGCACGTGATTTCCTCGACGTCCATGCCATTCTCGACAGCGGCCGCTACAGCCGTGAGCAACTTCTCCACCTCGCGGTGAGCGCCGATCCCGGCTTTGACCGGACCATGTTCGCGCGGGCGCTCGGTATGGCGAATGAGATCAGCGAAAAGACGTTCGCCGCCTATGGCACCGATGGGAAGACGATCGCCTCGTTACGGCAGGCATTCGCCGAATGGCGGCGGGAGTTGGTGGGGGACGGGTGA
- a CDS encoding CHAD domain-containing protein translates to MPTNLVLQYLRAQRDTIRWTEAGARRGDAEAVHDMRVAIRRLRSTLRTFRGLWDAERAEWLRTELKWLADQLGPVRDGQVMSERLAAAVEAEPDRLVHGPVADRLREGLGDRIAEGRSGLRGALDGERYRVLLGRLNALVVSTDGGSSSWLRKRTRKAVRRADRMLADAVRDRRSAPGPEADAHLHDARKAYKRARYAVEVTRPAAGRPARRLAKRLTALQDVLGAHQDSVITGSVLLEAAGAAAARGEETFTYGLLHARQADAGERALDALPAARRKAGKSAARAWLK, encoded by the coding sequence ATGCCCACCAACCTGGTGCTGCAGTACCTGCGCGCCCAGCGGGACACGATCCGATGGACCGAGGCCGGCGCCCGGCGCGGCGACGCCGAGGCCGTGCACGACATGCGCGTGGCGATCCGCCGGCTGCGCAGCACGCTCCGCACGTTCCGCGGCCTGTGGGACGCCGAGCGCGCCGAGTGGCTGCGCACCGAACTGAAGTGGCTGGCCGACCAGCTCGGCCCGGTGCGGGACGGGCAGGTCATGTCCGAGCGGCTGGCCGCCGCGGTCGAGGCCGAGCCGGACCGGCTGGTCCACGGCCCGGTCGCGGACCGGCTGCGTGAGGGCCTCGGCGACCGCATCGCGGAGGGCCGCTCCGGGCTGCGCGGCGCGCTGGACGGCGAGCGCTACCGGGTGCTGCTCGGCCGGCTGAACGCACTGGTCGTGAGCACCGACGGCGGCTCCTCGTCGTGGCTGCGCAAGCGCACCCGCAAGGCCGTGCGCCGCGCCGACCGCATGCTGGCCGACGCGGTCCGCGACCGGCGGTCCGCGCCCGGCCCGGAGGCTGACGCGCACCTGCACGACGCGCGGAAGGCCTACAAGCGCGCACGGTACGCGGTGGAGGTCACCCGCCCCGCCGCCGGCCGCCCGGCCCGGCGGCTGGCCAAGCGGCTCACCGCGCTGCAGGACGTGCTCGGCGCCCACCAGGACTCGGTGATCACCGGGTCGGTGCTGCTGGAAGCGGCCGGTGCGGCCGCGGCCCGGGGCGAGGAGACGTTCACCTACGGCCTGCTGCACGCGCGTCAGGCCGACGCGGGCGAGCGCGCGCTGGACGCGCTGCCGGCCGCCCGCCGGAAGGCAGGCAAGTCCGCCGCCCGTGCCTGGCTGAAGTAG
- a CDS encoding ribonuclease Z, producing the protein MSARELVILGTASQVPTRHRNHNGYLLRWDEHGILFDPGEGTQRQMQGAGVAASAITGVCVTHFHGDHCLGLPGVIQRLSLDRVPHPVPVHFPAGGAEYFDRLRYASSFYETATVVPAPVTDGWTADLGAFTLTARRLVHSVETCGYRLTEPDSRRIVPELLAAHGVTGPAVGVLQRTGRLTLDGGRVLTLDEVSAPRPGQRFAFVMDTGLCDAVFALADRADLLVIEATFLNEDAALAAEVGHLTAAQAARVARESGVRRLVLTHFSQRYGQDEYEPGGRFLTEARAEFDGEIVLARDLMRVDVPSRVRVNA; encoded by the coding sequence GTGAGCGCACGCGAGCTGGTCATCCTCGGTACGGCCAGTCAGGTCCCGACCCGGCACCGCAACCACAATGGTTACCTGCTCCGCTGGGACGAGCACGGGATCCTCTTCGACCCGGGTGAGGGCACCCAGCGGCAGATGCAGGGCGCCGGCGTCGCGGCCAGCGCGATCACCGGGGTCTGCGTCACCCACTTCCACGGCGACCACTGCCTCGGCCTGCCCGGCGTGATCCAGCGGCTCTCGCTCGACCGGGTGCCGCATCCGGTGCCGGTGCACTTCCCGGCCGGGGGTGCCGAATACTTCGACCGCCTGCGGTACGCCAGCTCGTTCTACGAGACCGCGACCGTGGTGCCGGCGCCGGTGACCGACGGCTGGACCGCGGATCTCGGCGCGTTCACGCTGACCGCGCGCCGCCTCGTGCACTCCGTGGAGACCTGCGGCTACCGGCTCACCGAGCCGGACTCGCGGCGGATCGTCCCGGAGCTGCTGGCCGCGCACGGCGTCACCGGCCCGGCCGTCGGGGTGCTGCAGCGGACCGGCCGCCTCACGCTCGACGGCGGCCGCGTGCTCACGCTCGACGAGGTCAGCGCGCCGCGCCCGGGTCAGCGGTTCGCGTTCGTGATGGACACCGGGCTCTGCGACGCGGTGTTCGCGCTGGCCGACCGCGCGGATCTGCTGGTCATCGAGGCCACGTTCCTGAACGAGGACGCCGCGCTCGCCGCCGAGGTCGGGCACCTGACGGCCGCGCAGGCCGCGCGCGTGGCCCGGGAGAGCGGCGTGCGCCGGCTGGTGCTCACCCACTTCTCCCAGCGGTACGGCCAGGACGAGTACGAGCCGGGCGGCCGCTTCCTGACCGAGGCGCGGGCCGAGTTCGACGGCGAGATCGTGCTGGCCCGGGACCTCATGCGGGTGGACGTGCCGTCGCGGGTGCGAGTGAACGCATGA
- a CDS encoding GNAT family N-acetyltransferase: protein MSVLLRAVTDADLAAVGALHLASRTTAYAGIISAEALADITPDAMAEWWRERFRWERDTHRFTVAEDGGTIAGFTYAGPDEAPDAAILHAIHVAPDRVGSGLGRLLLTDVQDWFAAQPGWTSASLWVLEGNARARGFYEHHGWRSDGTTTLDAIGAAMVPMVRYRRSWSPPPVTAG from the coding sequence ATGAGCGTGCTGCTGCGGGCGGTCACGGACGCGGACCTCGCGGCGGTCGGCGCGCTGCACCTCGCGTCCCGGACGACCGCCTACGCCGGGATCATCTCCGCCGAGGCGCTGGCCGACATCACGCCGGACGCGATGGCCGAGTGGTGGCGGGAACGGTTCCGGTGGGAGCGGGACACGCATCGTTTCACGGTCGCGGAGGACGGCGGCACGATCGCCGGCTTCACCTACGCCGGGCCGGACGAGGCGCCGGACGCCGCGATCCTGCACGCGATCCACGTGGCGCCGGACCGGGTCGGGTCCGGGCTCGGCCGGCTGCTTCTGACCGACGTGCAGGACTGGTTCGCCGCCCAGCCGGGCTGGACCAGCGCGTCGCTGTGGGTGCTGGAGGGCAACGCGCGGGCCCGTGGCTTCTACGAGCATCACGGCTGGCGGTCCGACGGGACCACCACGCTCGACGCGATCGGCGCCGCGATGGTGCCGATGGTCCGCTACCGTCGATCATGGAGCCCTCCCCCGGTAACGGCCGGTTAG
- a CDS encoding S1C family serine protease: protein MDADRIDADDEALDAYSRVVTRVAADILPSVAALAVRTGRGAGAGSAVAFAADGFLLTSAHVVAGARSGTATFADGAQSRFDVVGADPLSDLAVLRAGGAVPPATLGDADRLRVGQLVVAVGNPMGLAGSVTAGVVSGLGRSIPARDGRRVRPIDDVIQTDAALNPGNSGGALAASDGTVVGINTAVAGYGLGLAVPINATTRQIIGELVSTGRVRRAWLGVASVPVPLPPPLAARLGQRNGLRVVEVVPGSPAGVAGIFLDDIIVSAGTEPTETVQTLLKLMLGPAIGSRLPLTLYRREAMVDVVTIPAELT from the coding sequence ATGGACGCCGACCGGATCGACGCAGATGATGAAGCTCTCGACGCGTACAGCCGGGTGGTCACGCGCGTGGCCGCCGACATCCTGCCCAGCGTGGCCGCGCTCGCGGTCCGGACCGGCCGGGGCGCCGGGGCCGGCTCCGCCGTCGCGTTCGCGGCCGACGGCTTCCTGCTCACCAGCGCGCACGTGGTCGCCGGGGCACGCTCCGGCACCGCCACGTTCGCCGACGGTGCGCAGTCCCGCTTCGACGTGGTCGGCGCCGACCCGCTTTCCGACCTGGCCGTGCTGCGCGCCGGCGGCGCGGTCCCACCGGCCACGCTCGGCGACGCGGACCGGCTGCGCGTCGGTCAGCTGGTCGTCGCGGTGGGCAACCCGATGGGCCTGGCCGGCTCCGTCACCGCCGGCGTCGTCTCCGGCCTCGGCCGGTCCATCCCGGCCCGGGACGGCCGCCGGGTCCGCCCGATCGACGACGTGATCCAGACCGACGCCGCACTCAATCCCGGCAACTCCGGTGGCGCGCTCGCCGCGTCCGACGGCACCGTGGTCGGCATCAACACCGCGGTGGCCGGTTACGGCCTCGGCCTGGCCGTGCCGATCAACGCGACCACCCGGCAGATCATCGGCGAGCTCGTCTCCACCGGCCGGGTGCGACGCGCCTGGCTCGGCGTCGCCAGCGTCCCGGTCCCGCTCCCACCGCCGCTCGCCGCGCGCCTCGGCCAGCGCAACGGGCTGCGCGTCGTCGAGGTCGTCCCCGGCTCACCCGCCGGCGTCGCCGGCATCTTCCTCGACGACATCATCGTCTCCGCCGGCACCGAGCCCACCGAGACCGTCCAGACGCTGCTCAAGCTGATGCTCGGCCCGGCGATCGGCTCCCGTCTGCCGCTCACGCTCTACCGCCGCGAGGCCATGGTCGACGTCGTGACGATACCGGCGGAATTGACCTGA
- a CDS encoding cystathionine beta-synthase — MRYYDTVVDLIGNTPLVRLNRVTEGIEATVLAKVEYMNPGGSVKDRIAIRMVDDAEAAGLLKPGGTIVEPTSGNTGVGLALVAQQRGYRCVFVCPDKVSEDKRNVLRAYGAEVVVCPTAVAPEDPRSYYNVSNRLAAEIPGAWKPDQYSNKANPRSHYETTGPELWEQTDGRITHFVTGVGTGGTISGTGRYLKDASAGRVRIIGADPEGSVYSGGTGRPYLVEGVGEDFWPDCYDRTVADEIVEVSDKASFAMTRRLAREEGLLVGGSCGMAVVAALDVARRAQPDDVIVVLLPDGGRGYLSKIFNDDWMARYGFLETSGTESTVAEALESKGGQIPPMVHLHPTETVRDAIDYMREYGVSQLPVLKAEPPVVTGEVAGSVAERELLDALFSGKAHLHDTIERHMADPLPMIGGGQPVSEAVKLLEQSDAAMVLIDGKPAGVLTRQDLLAHLAPTNP; from the coding sequence GTGCGCTACTACGACACCGTCGTCGACCTGATCGGCAACACGCCCCTGGTCCGCCTGAACCGGGTCACCGAGGGCATCGAGGCCACCGTGCTCGCCAAGGTGGAATACATGAACCCCGGCGGCTCGGTGAAGGACCGGATCGCCATTCGGATGGTCGACGATGCGGAGGCCGCCGGGCTGCTGAAGCCGGGCGGCACCATCGTGGAACCGACCAGCGGAAACACCGGAGTGGGCCTGGCCCTGGTGGCGCAGCAGCGCGGCTACCGGTGCGTCTTCGTCTGCCCGGACAAGGTCTCCGAGGACAAGCGCAACGTGCTCCGGGCGTACGGCGCCGAGGTCGTGGTCTGCCCGACCGCGGTCGCGCCCGAGGACCCGCGCTCCTACTACAACGTCTCCAACCGGCTGGCCGCGGAGATCCCCGGCGCATGGAAGCCGGACCAGTACTCCAACAAGGCCAACCCGCGCTCGCACTACGAGACCACCGGCCCGGAGCTGTGGGAGCAGACCGACGGGCGGATCACGCACTTCGTGACCGGCGTCGGCACCGGCGGCACGATCTCCGGCACCGGCCGCTACCTGAAGGACGCGTCCGCGGGCCGGGTCCGGATAATCGGCGCGGACCCGGAGGGCTCGGTCTACTCCGGCGGCACCGGCCGGCCGTACCTCGTCGAGGGCGTCGGCGAGGACTTCTGGCCGGACTGCTACGACCGTACCGTCGCGGACGAGATCGTCGAGGTCTCCGACAAGGCGTCGTTCGCGATGACCCGCCGCCTGGCCCGCGAGGAGGGCCTGCTGGTCGGCGGCTCCTGCGGGATGGCCGTGGTGGCCGCGCTCGACGTCGCCCGCCGCGCCCAGCCGGACGACGTCATCGTGGTGCTGCTGCCGGACGGTGGCCGCGGCTACCTCTCCAAGATCTTCAACGACGACTGGATGGCCCGGTACGGCTTCCTGGAGACGTCCGGCACCGAGTCGACCGTCGCCGAGGCGCTGGAGAGCAAGGGCGGCCAGATCCCGCCCATGGTCCACCTGCACCCCACCGAGACCGTGCGCGACGCCATCGACTACATGCGCGAGTACGGCGTCAGTCAGCTCCCGGTGCTCAAGGCCGAGCCCCCGGTGGTCACCGGCGAGGTGGCCGGCTCGGTCGCCGAGCGCGAGCTGCTCGACGCGCTCTTCTCCGGCAAGGCCCACCTGCACGACACCATCGAGCGCCACATGGCCGACCCGCTGCCCATGATCGGCGGCGGCCAGCCGGTCAGCGAGGCCGTCAAGCTGCTCGAACAGTCCGACGCCGCAATGGTCCTGATCGACGGCAAGCCGGCCGGCGTGCTCACCCGCCAGGACCTTCTCGCCCACCTGGCGCCGACAAACCCATAA
- a CDS encoding YkvA family protein, whose product MANNLRRVAAFKALWQALTASRKGGPSIGQRIAAVPRMIKAIVKGEYDGGKSLLLMAGALAYLVSPIDLVPEAMLLLVGLADDAVVITWLAGSVLSETQRFIEWEKDRDRILIGKAH is encoded by the coding sequence ATGGCGAACAATCTGCGGCGTGTGGCGGCGTTCAAGGCTCTGTGGCAGGCGCTGACGGCGAGCCGGAAGGGCGGCCCGTCGATCGGGCAACGGATCGCGGCCGTCCCGCGAATGATCAAGGCGATCGTCAAAGGTGAGTACGACGGCGGCAAGTCACTGCTGCTGATGGCCGGTGCGCTGGCCTACCTCGTCTCCCCGATCGACCTGGTGCCGGAGGCGATGCTGCTGCTGGTCGGCCTGGCCGACGACGCCGTGGTCATCACCTGGCTGGCCGGCTCGGTGCTCTCCGAGACGCAGCGGTTCATCGAGTGGGAGAAGGACCGTGATCGCATTCTCATCGGGAAGGCGCACTAA
- a CDS encoding SGNH/GDSL hydrolase family protein: MNGRTAQRIARTAVFTAGALTGMTLASAGLLASQAEAARRTIPLAEGPPPRADGVFGAKFGGRPLVLAVLGDSTAAGYGVLRTRETPGALLATGLSRRLRRPVRLHRFAVVGAITDGLRHQVQDALEVRPDLAVILIGANDVTKRTPVTVAARQLADTVGALRGVGAEVVVGTCPDLGTIRPIKPPLRWLARRWSRQLAEAQTIAVVEAGGRTVSLGDLLGPRFFAEPTRMFAWDHFHPSADGYAVAAAAMLPTAVAALGVPSAQASTLSLDQGVRSLSDAAQEAVKHAGTEVSAERVAGRDRGPLGRWVRLRRLAVMPRQQTPDQDTAAVPLDKALSGKGDMTPQESTDGRGHDGMM; encoded by the coding sequence ATGAACGGGCGGACAGCACAACGCATCGCCAGGACCGCGGTGTTCACGGCCGGCGCACTGACCGGCATGACACTCGCGTCCGCGGGTCTGCTGGCCTCACAGGCCGAGGCGGCCCGCCGGACCATTCCGCTGGCCGAGGGGCCACCGCCGCGCGCGGACGGCGTGTTCGGCGCGAAGTTCGGCGGCAGGCCACTGGTTCTCGCCGTGCTCGGGGATTCCACCGCGGCCGGGTACGGCGTGCTGCGCACCCGGGAGACGCCGGGCGCGCTGCTGGCCACCGGCCTGTCCCGCCGGTTGCGCCGTCCGGTCCGGCTGCACCGGTTCGCGGTGGTCGGCGCGATCACCGACGGCCTGCGCCACCAGGTGCAGGACGCGCTGGAGGTCCGGCCCGACCTGGCCGTGATTCTGATCGGCGCGAACGATGTGACCAAACGCACGCCGGTGACGGTCGCGGCGCGGCAGCTCGCCGACACGGTGGGCGCGCTGCGCGGCGTCGGCGCCGAGGTGGTCGTCGGCACCTGCCCCGACCTGGGCACGATCCGGCCGATCAAGCCGCCGCTGCGCTGGCTCGCCCGGCGGTGGAGCCGGCAGCTGGCCGAGGCGCAGACGATCGCGGTGGTCGAGGCCGGCGGGCGCACGGTGTCGCTCGGCGACCTGCTCGGGCCCCGCTTCTTCGCGGAGCCGACCCGGATGTTCGCGTGGGACCACTTTCACCCCTCCGCCGACGGGTACGCGGTGGCAGCGGCCGCGATGCTGCCGACCGCGGTCGCGGCGCTCGGCGTGCCGTCCGCGCAGGCGTCGACGCTGAGCCTGGACCAGGGCGTGCGCTCGCTCTCCGACGCAGCGCAGGAGGCGGTCAAGCACGCGGGCACCGAGGTGTCGGCCGAGCGGGTGGCCGGGCGCGACCGCGGGCCGCTGGGCCGCTGGGTGCGGCTGCGACGACTGGCCGTGATGCCGCGTCAGCAGACTCCCGATCAGGACACGGCGGCCGTACCCTTGGATAAGGCTTTGTCGGGAAAAGGGGATATGACCCCGCAGGAGTCGACGGACGGCCGCGGCCACGACGGCATGATGTGA